A part of Phoenix dactylifera cultivar Barhee BC4 chromosome 2, palm_55x_up_171113_PBpolish2nd_filt_p, whole genome shotgun sequence genomic DNA contains:
- the LOC120109985 gene encoding DEAD-box ATP-dependent RNA helicase 7-like produces MIDDTLTPLTHCLSHQILPPLYFQVLDAYEDEYGGIIIESERLPWNANVFASALRASLSQWKVETPVHERFLKLDKKTADLVGNEKLKASASVRHLVLPCTRQARVQLIPDIIHCYSRGGRTIIFTETKESASELAGSLPGSRALHGDIVQAQREVILAGFRSGRFLVLVATNVAARGLDIQDVQLIIQCEPPRDVEAYIHRSGRTGRAGNTGVAILLYEPRYSYSISRLERESGVKFEHISPPQPADVAESAGSDAAKAISNISDSVIPVFQSQAEQLLSSSGLSAVDLLAKALAKAAGYTDIKQRSLLSSIENYVTLLLQAGKTIDSPAFAFSILRRVLPNENIGGVKGLSLTADGVGAVFDVPADDVNAFVEVMLNVPFRNYPVCVLIVP; encoded by the exons ATGATTGATGACACATTGACACCACTAACACATTGTCTCAGTCACCAGATTTTGCCCCCCCTGTATTTCCAGGTTTTGGATGCTTATGAAGATGAgtatggaggaatcatcatcGAATCAGAGAGATTGCCTTGGAATGCAAATGTCTTTGCTTCTGCCCTGCGAGCATCTCTTTCCCAGTGGAAAGTTGAG ACTCCAGTTCATGAAAGGTTTCTGAAACTTGATAAGAAAACTGCCGATCTTGTTGGTAATGAGAAGCTGAAGGCTAGTGCCAGTGTTAGACATCTTGTTCTTCCCTGTACGCGTCAAGCAAGAGTACAACTTATTCCAGATATTATTCACTGTTATAGCCG TGGAGGCCGTACCATTATTTTTACTGAGACAAAAGAATCTGCATCTGAACTTGCTGGATCATTACCTGGGTCGAGGGCTTTGCATGGAGATATAGTGCAAGCTCAACGGGAA GTCATACTTGCTGGATTTAGGTCAGGCAGGTTTTTGGTTTTGGTGGCCACAAATGTGGCTGCACGTGGCTTAGACATCCAGGATGTGCAATTGATTATTCAG TGTGAGCCCCCACGTGATGTTGAAGCCTACATCCATCGTTCAGGGCGAACTGGGAGGGCTG GCAATACTGGAGTTGCTATATTGCTATACGAGCCCAGATATTCATATAGCATTTCTAGATTAGAAAGAGAATCAGGTGTCAAATTTGAGCACATCTCTCCTCCGCAACCTGCTGATGTTGCTGAATCTGCTGGATCTGATGCGGCTAAAGCTATCTCAAACATCTCTGATAG CGTGATTCCAGTTTTTCAGTCACAAGCAGAGCAACTTTTGAGTTCCTCTGGTTTATCAGCTGTGGATTTACTTGCAAAAGCACTGGCAAAGGCTGCA GGATACACTGACATAAAACAAAGATCCCTGCTCTCTTCTATTGAGAACTATGTAACCCTACTTCTTCAGGCAGGAAAGACAATCGACTCACCAGC GTTTGCTTTTAGTATCTTGAGAAGAGTCTTGCCTAATGAAAATATTGGCGGGGTGAAGGGCCTTTCTCTTACCGCTGATGGAGTGGGAGCGGTGTTTGATGTGCCTGCTGATGATGTGAATGCATTCGTTGAAGTTATGTTGAATGTACCATTTAGAAATTATCCGGTCTGTGTTTTAATTGTGCCTTAG
- the LOC103723244 gene encoding zinc finger BED domain-containing protein RICESLEEPER 2-like isoform X2, whose amino-acid sequence MSTMDSNENMAEVSSVLRCGSSQAIEPSNTDSSKTNKRKRSEIWNHYCEERSREDLARMVILQEMPFTTVEHPAFQMFIRNLRPEFHIVSRTTLSSDCFKTYEKEKRRLEDLFKTNCGRISLTSDMWTSNQTLGYMCLTAHYITNDWKLKKHIINFKLVPSPHTGLVISDAIANCILSWNIEKRLGSITLDNLSANTVVATELQKQFRKDLLLDGKFFHVRCCAHILNLIVKDGLKVVEGAIHRIREAVKYIKSSQGRLELFMGIVKQFKMNGKKRICIDVPTRWNSTYLMLNDAIEFKDVFMRLVARDPNFDNAPTEEDWSQGIIICNFLKAFHLITEVFSQTKNPTANLYFYEIWRINMLLIEESRSQNAVVMMMALKMQEKFDKYWKECSHILAVGVVLDPRHKMNLIIYCFQTIHGNGDRASFEINKVREVLQTFYDNYAILYGTNVSLVQVDERVSTSQGGRHENRFMHGYKEFIHGVQVTQPSKSELETYLEEKVHPLEDQNFDILQYWKFNESKYPILSRMVRDILAIPVSTVASESAFSTAGRVLDDFRSSLSPNTVEVLICAQDWLRDSLPHLADIPPPHTKYKVEDYETVVDINTDD is encoded by the exons ATGTCTACGATGGATAGCAATGAAAATATGGCTGAAGTTTCAAGTGTACTTCGTTGTGGTAGTTCTCAAGCTATAGAGCCTTCTAATACAGATAGCTCTAAAACgaacaaaagaaagagatcGGAGATATGGAATCACTATTGTGAG GAAAGAAGTCGTGAGGACCTTGCAAGGATGGTAATTCTACAAGAGATGCCATTTACAACAGTTGAACATCCAGCCTTTCAGATGTTTATTAGGAACCTTAGACCAGAATTTCATATTGTTTCAAGGACAACATTGTCTTCTGATTGCTTTAAAACTTATGAAAAGGAAAAACGAAGACTTGAAGATTTGTTCAAGACGAACTGTGGAAGAATCAGCTTAACATCGGACATGTGGACATCAAATCAAACATTGGGATATATGTGTCTGACTGCACATTACATCACTAATGATTGGAAACTGAAAAAGCATATTATCAATTTTAAGTTGGTTCCTTCACCACACACAGGCTTAGTCATTAGTGATGCTATAGCTAACTGTATTTTATCTTGGAATATTGAGAAAAGGTTGGGTTCAATCACTCTTGATAATTTGTCAGCAAATACAGTTGTAGCAACAGAACTTCAAAAACAATTTAGAAAAGATTTACTTTTGGATGGTAAATTCTTTCATGTGCGTTGTTGTGCACATATTCTTAATTTGATTGTGAAGGATGGGTTGAAGGTAGTGGAGGGTGCTATTCATAGGATCCGTGAGgctgttaaatatataaaatcatcTCAAGGAAGGTTGGAATTGTTTATGGGAATTGTGAAACAGTTCAAGATGAATGGTAAGAAAAGGATATGCATAGATGTACCTACTCGTTGGAATTCTACATATCTCATGTTAAATGATGCTATAGAATTCAAGGATGTATTTATGCGACTTGTGGCCCGGGATCCTAATTTTGATAATGCGCCAACTGAGGAAGATTGGTCTCAAGGCATTATTATTTGTAACTTCTTAAAGGCTTTTCATCTTATAACTGAAGTTTTTTCACAAACAAAAAATCCAACTGCAAATTTGTATTTCTATGAAATTTGGAGAATCAATATGCTCTTGATTGAAGAATCTAGAAGTCAGAATGCAGTTGTGATGATGATGGCTTTaaagatgcaagaaaaattTGACAAATATTGGAAGGAATGCTCTCACATTCTTGCTGTAGGGGTTGTTCTTGATCCAAGACATAAGATGAATCTTATTATTTATTGCTTTCAGACAATCCATGGTAATGGTGATCGTGCTTCATTTGAGATCAACAAAGTGCGTGAAGTTCTTCAAACTTTTTATGATAATTATGCAATTTTATATGGCACAAATGTCTCTCTTGTTCAAGTGGATGAGAGGGTGTCTACATCCCAAGGTGGAAGACATGAGAATCGTTTTATGCATGGCTATAAAGAATTCATCCACGGAGTACAAGTTACCCAACCATCGAAGTCAGAATTAGAGACCTATTTGGAAGAGAAG GTTCATCCattagaagatcaaaattttgacATTCTACAGTATTGGAAATTCAATGAATCTAAATATCCAATATTGTCTAGGATGGTACGTGATATCTTGGCAATTCCCGTTTCTACCGTTGCATCTGAGTCTGCCTTCAGCACTGCTGGCAGGGTTTTGGATGATTTTCGTAGCAGTCTATCTCCGAATACGGTTGAGGTATTGATATGCGCACAAGATTGGCTTCGAGATAGCTTGCCTCATCTTGCAG ATATTCCACCTCCTCATACAAAATACAAGGTTGAAGATTACGAAACTGTTGTTGATATTAATACcgatgattag
- the LOC103723244 gene encoding zinc finger BED domain-containing protein RICESLEEPER 2-like isoform X1: MSTMDSNENMAEVSSVLRCGSSQAIEPSNTDSSKTNKRKRSEIWNHYCEVQNQKDKAKCNYCRFIFSADPKNGTSHLHKHTNICKAKKFHDKKQKILIGTVTSKDGVPLNELVPYSFDQERSREDLARMVILQEMPFTTVEHPAFQMFIRNLRPEFHIVSRTTLSSDCFKTYEKEKRRLEDLFKTNCGRISLTSDMWTSNQTLGYMCLTAHYITNDWKLKKHIINFKLVPSPHTGLVISDAIANCILSWNIEKRLGSITLDNLSANTVVATELQKQFRKDLLLDGKFFHVRCCAHILNLIVKDGLKVVEGAIHRIREAVKYIKSSQGRLELFMGIVKQFKMNGKKRICIDVPTRWNSTYLMLNDAIEFKDVFMRLVARDPNFDNAPTEEDWSQGIIICNFLKAFHLITEVFSQTKNPTANLYFYEIWRINMLLIEESRSQNAVVMMMALKMQEKFDKYWKECSHILAVGVVLDPRHKMNLIIYCFQTIHGNGDRASFEINKVREVLQTFYDNYAILYGTNVSLVQVDERVSTSQGGRHENRFMHGYKEFIHGVQVTQPSKSELETYLEEKVHPLEDQNFDILQYWKFNESKYPILSRMVRDILAIPVSTVASESAFSTAGRVLDDFRSSLSPNTVEVLICAQDWLRDSLPHLADIPPPHTKYKVEDYETVVDINTDD; the protein is encoded by the exons ATGTCTACGATGGATAGCAATGAAAATATGGCTGAAGTTTCAAGTGTACTTCGTTGTGGTAGTTCTCAAGCTATAGAGCCTTCTAATACAGATAGCTCTAAAACgaacaaaagaaagagatcGGAGATATGGAATCACTATTGTGAGGTACAAAACCAAAAGGACAAGGCTAAATGTAATTATTGTCGTTTTATTTTTTCAGCTGATCCAAAAAATGGGACAAGTCATCTTCACAAGCATACAAATATTTGTAAGGCAAAAAAATTTCATGATAAGAaacagaaaatattaatagGCACTGTGACTTCGAAAGATGGTGTTCCGTTGAACGAATTAGTTCCCTATTCATTTGATCAGGAAAGAAGTCGTGAGGACCTTGCAAGGATGGTAATTCTACAAGAGATGCCATTTACAACAGTTGAACATCCAGCCTTTCAGATGTTTATTAGGAACCTTAGACCAGAATTTCATATTGTTTCAAGGACAACATTGTCTTCTGATTGCTTTAAAACTTATGAAAAGGAAAAACGAAGACTTGAAGATTTGTTCAAGACGAACTGTGGAAGAATCAGCTTAACATCGGACATGTGGACATCAAATCAAACATTGGGATATATGTGTCTGACTGCACATTACATCACTAATGATTGGAAACTGAAAAAGCATATTATCAATTTTAAGTTGGTTCCTTCACCACACACAGGCTTAGTCATTAGTGATGCTATAGCTAACTGTATTTTATCTTGGAATATTGAGAAAAGGTTGGGTTCAATCACTCTTGATAATTTGTCAGCAAATACAGTTGTAGCAACAGAACTTCAAAAACAATTTAGAAAAGATTTACTTTTGGATGGTAAATTCTTTCATGTGCGTTGTTGTGCACATATTCTTAATTTGATTGTGAAGGATGGGTTGAAGGTAGTGGAGGGTGCTATTCATAGGATCCGTGAGgctgttaaatatataaaatcatcTCAAGGAAGGTTGGAATTGTTTATGGGAATTGTGAAACAGTTCAAGATGAATGGTAAGAAAAGGATATGCATAGATGTACCTACTCGTTGGAATTCTACATATCTCATGTTAAATGATGCTATAGAATTCAAGGATGTATTTATGCGACTTGTGGCCCGGGATCCTAATTTTGATAATGCGCCAACTGAGGAAGATTGGTCTCAAGGCATTATTATTTGTAACTTCTTAAAGGCTTTTCATCTTATAACTGAAGTTTTTTCACAAACAAAAAATCCAACTGCAAATTTGTATTTCTATGAAATTTGGAGAATCAATATGCTCTTGATTGAAGAATCTAGAAGTCAGAATGCAGTTGTGATGATGATGGCTTTaaagatgcaagaaaaattTGACAAATATTGGAAGGAATGCTCTCACATTCTTGCTGTAGGGGTTGTTCTTGATCCAAGACATAAGATGAATCTTATTATTTATTGCTTTCAGACAATCCATGGTAATGGTGATCGTGCTTCATTTGAGATCAACAAAGTGCGTGAAGTTCTTCAAACTTTTTATGATAATTATGCAATTTTATATGGCACAAATGTCTCTCTTGTTCAAGTGGATGAGAGGGTGTCTACATCCCAAGGTGGAAGACATGAGAATCGTTTTATGCATGGCTATAAAGAATTCATCCACGGAGTACAAGTTACCCAACCATCGAAGTCAGAATTAGAGACCTATTTGGAAGAGAAG GTTCATCCattagaagatcaaaattttgacATTCTACAGTATTGGAAATTCAATGAATCTAAATATCCAATATTGTCTAGGATGGTACGTGATATCTTGGCAATTCCCGTTTCTACCGTTGCATCTGAGTCTGCCTTCAGCACTGCTGGCAGGGTTTTGGATGATTTTCGTAGCAGTCTATCTCCGAATACGGTTGAGGTATTGATATGCGCACAAGATTGGCTTCGAGATAGCTTGCCTCATCTTGCAG ATATTCCACCTCCTCATACAAAATACAAGGTTGAAGATTACGAAACTGTTGTTGATATTAATACcgatgattag
- the LOC103723244 gene encoding zinc finger BED domain-containing protein RICESLEEPER 3-like isoform X3 gives MSTMDSNENMAEVSSVLRCGSSQAIEPSNTDSSKTNKRKRSEIWNHYCETIHGNGDRASFEINKVREVLQTFYDNYAILYGTNVSLVQVDERVSTSQGGRHENRFMHGYKEFIHGVQVTQPSKSELETYLEEKVHPLEDQNFDILQYWKFNESKYPILSRMVRDILAIPVSTVASESAFSTAGRVLDDFRSSLSPNTVEVLICAQDWLRDSLPHLADIPPPHTKYKVEDYETVVDINTDD, from the exons ATGTCTACGATGGATAGCAATGAAAATATGGCTGAAGTTTCAAGTGTACTTCGTTGTGGTAGTTCTCAAGCTATAGAGCCTTCTAATACAGATAGCTCTAAAACgaacaaaagaaagagatcGGAGATATGGAATCACTATTGTGAG ACAATCCATGGTAATGGTGATCGTGCTTCATTTGAGATCAACAAAGTGCGTGAAGTTCTTCAAACTTTTTATGATAATTATGCAATTTTATATGGCACAAATGTCTCTCTTGTTCAAGTGGATGAGAGGGTGTCTACATCCCAAGGTGGAAGACATGAGAATCGTTTTATGCATGGCTATAAAGAATTCATCCACGGAGTACAAGTTACCCAACCATCGAAGTCAGAATTAGAGACCTATTTGGAAGAGAAG GTTCATCCattagaagatcaaaattttgacATTCTACAGTATTGGAAATTCAATGAATCTAAATATCCAATATTGTCTAGGATGGTACGTGATATCTTGGCAATTCCCGTTTCTACCGTTGCATCTGAGTCTGCCTTCAGCACTGCTGGCAGGGTTTTGGATGATTTTCGTAGCAGTCTATCTCCGAATACGGTTGAGGTATTGATATGCGCACAAGATTGGCTTCGAGATAGCTTGCCTCATCTTGCAG ATATTCCACCTCCTCATACAAAATACAAGGTTGAAGATTACGAAACTGTTGTTGATATTAATACcgatgattag